From the Geotrypetes seraphini chromosome 8, aGeoSer1.1, whole genome shotgun sequence genome, the window aagcccccttttatcaagctgagttagtgttttttatcgcaggccacggcagtaaaagctccgatgctcataggaattctatgagtgtcagagcttttactgcgacaaaaaaccctaacgcagcttgataaaagggggccataattgcTAATGTGCTTAGCCTGTTTCTGGTTGTGCTCTATATATTTTTCAGGCTTTGCTAGAAGATTAAGGTGGTTTGTTCCTCTTTATAACTTTAGAGGGGCTTAATCGAAAGgcacgtctaagtccgttttcgtctaagtcgcaagtcgtccaaagtacaaaacagcctaggacacattttccaaaaatacatccaaaattttttttgtttcgaaaattgtctaactatacgtcctgccgatctgatcgtccaagtcactaaatcatccatctgtataccacatttttggccaactttttgtccaagtcaaaaacgcctagaacaagccctgttggacgtgggaggggtctgcaagtgatggactgaccacccagacatggcacctaaatagtggggtaccttacagggcactgctgtgaacttcacaaaaaaggtgccttgtcttctcctcactacagctccctcataggtcatggtgagcctcccaaacaacctcaagaatcccctagacccacttatctaccaccccaatagcccttatggcttcaagAGCCACTtctatgccagtacaaaagggttttggtggtgtataggggagtgcacatgtttaagtatcaatgcagtgattacaggggcttatgggcatgggtcctcctctccatgtgtccctaactcacccccaagacggcttaagccacatctatgctggacgactaggctttcctatgccaggtggccaggtgatgatggtctggaggctgaattttaaaggtgtgattaatatttttatggggcggggggttggtgatcactggggtagtgtgtgggggtctgttatatgtgtttgcagtgcttatctggttagtttaggtggttttttgtgacttagaccaacaTCCAatttccgtcgatcgtgggctgtgtaaatttcagttatacatgctgtatgactaagtataagccagcccacgtcccgcccaactcccgccctcgacactcctcccgaaacaccccatttagctttggtcgttcagtagCCGTCATTTAGAAAtgcatccaaaacccggttttattatcggcacttggacgtatttgggaaatgtttgtccaagtgccgacttaggccggtatttggacgtttttctctttcgattatgagctccttagtgttttatataccacctaccaaggtttatctaagtggttttttacaatcagatactcaagtatctgtcccggtgggctcacaatctatctaatgtacctgaggctatgaaggactaagtgacttgcccagggtcacatggagcagtgtggggtttgaacccacaaccccagggtgctgaagctgtagctccaaccactgcgccacctgGTTGGGTAAATATCACCAGTCTCCAAGAAATTCTAGGCTCCacctctattcccccccccccccccgagtaccCTAGCACTATCCAGATAGCACCAGGGACAGCTTACAGAGATTTCCTGTAGCATTAGCCAAATAATGCTGTTAAAAATAAAGGTTTAGTCCATGTCAGTAAAACTTTTCTGGGTAGcaggtgctgctgaatattgggcagGCATTTTTAAATCACTTTAgccaggattaaaaaaaaaaaaaaataccctcgcTGTTGCAACTGAATACTGAGCTGAAACAGAACTAAAAATGATAGTGTGGCAACAGCTTCCCACCTCTGGTTAAACCACAATACTCACAGCAATACAAGGAGAAGCTGGAAAGTCTCAATGAATTCAACACACAGGAACATTTATTAAACCGTGAACCTATCGCCCATGGTGGGGGCTTCAGTCTGACACCTTGGTCTGGTTTCTTAATGGCTGGCCTTTTTTGCTTTATTCAAATTTAACATTATTCGCACCTCCCTTTGTGGATGCTGCAagaatatcccccctccccaaacagctAATGACAGACAAATAAGACAAGGAGTTTAGACTAGATGTGTCTAGCACCTAATATCTTATGAAATGTTGTACACGCCCCTGCAAAATGTTTAACTCTCAAAGTGGaaaggcaaggaaaaaaaagaaccccAGATTTTGCCTCAGTAGGATGTAGGGAGGTCCAGTGACTCCAAAATCATAAATGAGGGTGAGCCCTCAGAAATTCATCATGACATCTTCCATCCAGCTGGTGAATTCTGAGACTCTTGTGTAAACATCTGGAAAGCGAGGATTAGCACATCTGAATCCTGAGAAAGACACAACACCCACCGCATGTTTCTTGCAGACAAGGGGTGCTCCTGAGTCCCCCTGCATAGTAAAGGCAAGGGCCATTAGCACAGCTCTTTCTTAGAAAGGAGAGAAGTAGAAGttaggagagagaagagaatacTTAGAATTCTGGTTTAAAAGTGAAGAAAGGGGCTGATGACAATCTCTTTTTCACTCACCGAGCAGAAGCCCCTTGCGACTGTGTCTGGACTGGTGGCACACAACATACGCTGGCTGATGGCCCCTCTCCAAGAGCTGTTGCAGGATGCCCTGTTAATCACCTCTGTGTTGGTTTCCATGAGAGCTCTGGCCTTTGTCTCAAAATCTGAGGTATCGCCCCAGCCGGCAATTGAGCACTTACTTCCAGGGGTGACATCCTCACCCTGCTTAGGGAGTGAGATTTTTCTGACAAAATTGTTCACCAAGGCTGCCTTATTTAGCTTTgggggaaaaaacaacaacccacaagCACAAAATGAAAAGTAAATAGAGATAATGGACAGTTGTATAAGCCCTATAAAGTTTCCCAATCCCCAAATCCAGCAGAATGACAATCTGCCAGCCAGACTGCAGGTTTTCATCTTTCCATCAGAGGGCGC encodes:
- the PRSS57 gene encoding serine protease 57, with translation MGSQSLVLLALGVFIPFFTLQAATLRDRIVGGREAKPHSRPYMASIQFQGKNICGGALVRRIWVISAAHCFENLRPESVQVVLGAHSLTAQEPSQQNFTVQVSVSHPDYNMETGENDIHLLKLNKAALVNNFVRKISLPKQGEDVTPGSKCSIAGWGDTSDFETKARALMETNTEVINRASCNSSWRGAISQRMLCATSPDTVARGFCSGDSGAPLVCKKHAVGVVSFSGFRCANPRFPDVYTRVSEFTSWMEDVMMNF